In Labrus mixtus chromosome 3, fLabMix1.1, whole genome shotgun sequence, a single window of DNA contains:
- the hps3 gene encoding Hermansky-Pudlak syndrome 3 protein isoform X2, with product MVHVYNCHPFSSQQIVQVEQEPGLVCCGGGALFVVATGGCKVEAYSVVQEGCPLICRFATMGAVRKIQHSKIGDYLVTIEEKNSATYLRAYTNWRYQAEEKARVGVRLLGHLLRGASVRGGVQMEIIEIPLSERPVAVACCSVTGDLLVGCENTLVLFTLRRQNQQSLSQSQQIVQSTWPNTQQSSSQSQGQTSSSNQNISILDFERSVILHLPIIKPKQVSLCAGYVAVRTELEVLVLKLDASSENQMLDESAESIEPPEDQADFLVVSIHQELLGERAKDCDIPVSIEKTGLEDRGQYTLTYVLFRRFSPEYFQGCSEDETHLHSLQLYPLFTSNQSETLEEPACVFCFFSLPTAGYLYSLKGGVELLSAYQYPEKVLEAVLTDHLLHVITKNALQCFTVRLAAVAARIEDPYIDTTMKACPPFSLEVCALRMQLFIGLRSVCVYRRHVILLSTADAETSEETERNTQRRGLELKEHNMLTGIFLAVGIDPATTPALESLLSRPFLSRKWPLSSSKGITASGHGWNIYVVDTVSPLTLYQEMVEYSQRYAESNPQAQSLRHLLSEAHLLLRAALLQNSEQLQDSEDYLVVSLQRDGPAERRTAAQADTGELEEALRQNCAQLGDCFSRGSQKDCHLALPYYRMAGLPVTEVIARNRPFLRSPHSYGPGFLFYLKHYLLEETEQSLSQEAADDVVDIFSQSEPSELVSVCASPPMTNISPARTLRILQNLEDTAGVSVPLTITMATMMLLMDDLPQYTQLMERHAEMLLVYSFIEEPRMLVHGGVGGQHTPIRVTALTRQLAKSNPGLLVAAMVALHENNKVQLEQADHIFKELGCENSLEVDFWEAMLMASSQDAVIQELLFRVASVYIDRLTNTHSEAHPDPAHNLSRQKPLKSADDLINSCSHYGALYPWLTVLSPVHTTSFQHQEALHKLQSLLCGPSLSVGSVVPLLERLSEETLWGFSLHLLCATRRVQYGSSIEKLLDRCPQAIIAYANHQLQDKNMVLWWQKLLPELCNRTRASADNSILLAALKETLVVVAMEMSPAEFLELIPDDGTASYFLPHLLTCSQRHLLA from the exons ATGGTGCACGTCTACAACTGCCATCCTTTCTCCTCGCAGCAGATAGTACAG GTGGAGCAGGAGCCTGGACTGGTCTGCTGTGGAGGTGGAGCCCTGTTTGTCGTCGCTACTGGAGGATGCAAG GTGGAGGCCTACAGCGTGGTGCAGGAGGGCTGCCCTCTCATCTGCCGCTTTGCCACCATGGGCGCCGTGAGGAAGATCCAACACAGCAAGATCg GAGATTACCTGGTGACCATCGAAGAAAAGAACAGCGCCACCTACCTGAGAGCCTACACCAACTGGCGCTACCAG gcagaGGAGAAGGCCCGTGTCGGGGTGCGTTTGCTGGGACACCTGCTGCGTGGGGCATCTGTGCGGGGCGGGGTGCAGATGGAGATCATTGAGATCCCTCTGTCAGAGCGTCCTGTGGCTGTGGCGTGCTGCTCTGTAACAGGAGACCTGCTGGTCGGCTGTGAGAACACTCTGGTTCTGTTCACTTTGAGGAGGCAGAACCAGCAGAGCCTG agtcagagtcagCAGATCGTTCAGAGCACCTGGCCTAACACTCAGCAGAGCTCCAGTCAGAGTCAAG GTCAGACCTCAAGTTCAAACCAGAACATTTCCATCCTGGACTTTGAGCGCTCAGTCATCCTGCATCTTCCAATAATCAAGCCGAAGCAG GTGTCACTGTGTGCTGGATATGTGGCAGTGCGGACGGAGCTGGAGGTTCTCGTCCTGAAGCTGGATGCATCCTCAGAAAATCAAATGCTGGATGAATCTGCAGAATCAA TAGAACCTCCAGAAGACCAGGCTGACTTCCTGGTCGTTTCCATACACCAGGAGTTGCTCGGTGAACGAGCTAAAGACTGTGACATCCCTGTGAGCATTGAAAAGACCGGGctggaggacagaggacagtACACACTAACATATGTTCtcttcag ACGTTTCAGTCCGGAGTACTTTCAGGGCTGCAGCGAGGACGAGACTCACCTCCACTCCCTACAGCTCTACCCACTGTTCACAA GTAACCAGTCCGAGACTCTGGAGGAACCAGCCTGcgtcttctgcttcttctccctCCCCACCGCCGGCTACCTGTACAGCCTGAAGGGCGGTGTTGAGCTTCTCTCGGCCTATCAGTATCCAGAGAAGGTCCTGGAGGCGGTGCTGACTGACCACCTGTTGCACGTCATCACAAA AAATGCGTTGCAGTGTTTCACAGTGCGCTTGGCTGCAGTTGCAGCCCGAATTGAAGACCCTTACATCGATACCACCATGAAG gcCTGCCCACCTTTCAGCCTGGAGGTGTGTGCGCTCAGGATGCAGCTGTTCATCGGGCTGCGCTCGGTGTGTGTTTACCGCCGCCATGTCATCCTGCTCTCCACCGCTGACGCAGAGACGTCAGAGGAGACGGAACGCAACACACAGCGCAGAGGCCT cgaGTTGAAAGAACACAACATGCTGACTGGTATTTTCCTGGCGGTGGGAATCGATCCCGCAACCACGCCGGCTCTGGAGAGCCTTCTATCACGCCCCTTCCT GAGCAGGAAGTGGCCGTTGTCCTCTTCCAAAGGAATCACCGCATCAGGACATGGTTGGAATATCTACGTGGTCGACACCGTGTCCCCGCTCACGCTTTACCAAGAGATG gttGAATACAGCCAGAGGTATGCAGAGTCAAACCCACAGGCACAAAGCCTCCGTCACCTCCTCAGTGAagctcacctcctcctccgcgCCGCTCTACTCCAAaactcagagcagctgcaggACAGCGAGGACTACCTGGTGGTGTCCCTGCAGAGAGACGGACCGGCGGAGAGACGGACGGCGGCACAGGCGGACACtggagagctggaggaggctCTGAGGCAGAACTGTGCTCAGCTGGGAGACTGTTTCAGCAG GGGCAGTCAGAAGGATTGTCACCTGGCTCTGCCGTACTACAGGATGGCAGGTCTGCCAGTCACGGAGGTCATCGCTAGGAACCGCCCATTCCTCCGCAGCCCTCACTCGTACGGTCCCGGCTTCCTGTTTTACCTGAAGCATTACCTGTTAGAGGAAACCGAGCAGAGCCTCAGTCAG GAAGCAGCTGATGATGTCGTGGACattttcagccaatcagagccctCGGAACTCGTCAGCGTATGTGCAAGCCCGCCCATGACAAACATCAGTCCGGCCCGGACGCTGCGCATCTTACAAAACCTGGAGGACACAGCCGGCGTGTCGGTCCCACTCaccatcaccatggcaaccatgaTGCTGCTCATGGACGACCTGCCGCAGTACACGCAGCTGATGGAAAGACACGCAGAG atgCTGCTGGTGTACAGCTTCATCGAGGAGCCAAGGATGTTGGTTCACGGCGGGGTCGGGGGTCAGCACACACCCATCCGAGTCACAGCTTTGACTCGCCAGCTGGCAAAGTCCAACCCAGGGCTGCTGGTGGCTGCTATGGTGGCTcttcatgaaaacaacaaagttcAGCTGGAACAGGCGGATCACATATTCAAG gagctGGGCTGTGAGAACAGCTTAGAGGTGGATTTCTGGGAGGCGATGCTCATGGCCTCCTCACAGGACGCTGTCATCCAGGAGCTTCTGTTCAGAGTGGCGTCTGTGTACATCGACCGGCTGACTAACACGCACTCGGAAGCTCACCCAGACCCTGCACACAATCTCTCTAGACAAAAGCCGCTGAAGAGCGCTGATGATCTG atcaACTCGTGCTCTCATTATGGCGCTCTGTATCCGTGGCTCACTGTGCTCAGTCCAGTTCACACTACCAGCTTCCAACACCAGGAGGCGCTGCACAAACTGCAG TCTCTCCTGTGcggtccgtctctctctgtcggcTCGGTCGTTCCACTGTTGGAGCGTCTGTCCGAGGAAACCCTGTGGGGCTTCAGCCTGCACCTCCTCTGTGCCACCAGAAGGGTGCAGTACGGCAGCAGCATTGAAAAGCTGCTGGACCGATGTCCTCAGGCCATCATAGCATACGCCAACCACCAGTTGCAAGACAAGAATATG gtgttGTGGTGGCAGAAGCTGCTCCCGGAGCTTTGTAACAGGACTAGAGCTTCTGCAGACAACAGCATCCTATTGGCTGCTCTCAAAG AGACGCTGGTtgtggttgccatggagatgagccctgcagagttcctggAGCTGATACCTGATGACGGTACCGCCTCTTACTTCCTGCCTCACCTGTTGACATGCAGCCAGAGGCACCTGCTGGCCTGA